The proteins below come from a single Cannabis sativa cultivar Pink pepper isolate KNU-18-1 chromosome 3, ASM2916894v1, whole genome shotgun sequence genomic window:
- the LOC115709934 gene encoding serine/threonine-protein kinase PCRK1 — MKCFPFSVGEKKEDPKSTKSISGQSYNLTFTDGEMKRSGSEFNSQNASDGSSESSRRQSFPSFSQRPSNLRVFTVPELKSATKNFSRSVMVGEGGFGCVYKGLIKSTDDSSTKLEVAVKQLSKRGLQGHKEWVTEVNVLGVVEHPNLVKLVGYCAEDDERGIQRLLIYEFMPNGSVEGHLSARSETPLPWAMRLKIAQDAARGLAHLHEEMDFQIIFRDFKSSNILLDEQWNAKLSDFGMARLGPTEGLTHVSTAVVGTMGYAAPEYIQTGRLTYKSDVWSYGVFLYELITGRRPIDRNRPKGEQKLLEWVKPHLSDIKKFQLIIDPRLQKKCSLKSVQKLALIANRCLVRLPKNRPKMSEVLEMVNKIAETPSRPGSPPLQLKMASMESVRDDETKNKRTISDAKGGENGWFSRMWTPKLLRTC, encoded by the exons ATGAAGTGCTTCCCATTCTCAGTCGGTGAGAAGAAAGAAGACCCCAAGAGCACAAAATCGATTTCGGGTCAGTCCTACAATTTAACATTCACTGATGGTGAAATGAAGAGATCTGGCTCTGAATTCAACTCCCAAAATGCCTCTGATGGAAGCAGCGAATCCTCAAGGCGCCAATCATTTCCTAGTTTCTCCCAAAGGCCAAGCAATCTCAGAGTGTTCACTGTGCCGGAGCTGAAATCCGCCACAAAGAATTTCAGCCGCTCCGTCATGGTTGGAGAAGGTGGCTTTGGATGTGTCTACAAGGGATTGATAAAGAGCACAGACGATTCATCCACAAAACTAGAAGTTGCTGTGAAACAACTCAGCAAAAGAGGGTTGCAG GGGCACAAGGAGTGGGTGACAGAAGTAAATGTCCTTGGGGTTGTGGAGCATCCCAATCTTGTCAAATTAGTTGGCTATTGTGCCGAGGATGATGAAAGAGGAATTCAACGTCTTCTGATATATGAATTCATGCCTAATGGAAGTGTGGAAGGACACTTATCTGCTCGTTCAGAGACACCGCTTCCATGGGCCATGAGATTGAAAATAGCTCAGGACGCTGCTCGTGGCTTGGCACATCTACATGAAGAAATGGACTTTCAG ATCATCTTCCGGGATTTTAAATCTTCAAATATCCTTCTCGACGAGCAGTGGAATGCCAAGCTATCAGACTTTGGAATGGCAAGGCTAGGGCCAACCGAAGGGTTGACTCATGTCTCCACAGCG GTTGTTGGAACCATGGGATATGCAGCACCCGAGTATATCCAGACCGGGCGTCTCACATACAAGAGCGATGTATGGAGCTACGGTGTCTTTCTTTACGAACTCATCACAGGTAGGCGGCCTATAGATAGAAACCGCCCAAAGGGTGAGCAGAAGCTGCTGGAATGGGTGAAGCCTCACCTATCAGACATAAAAAAATTCCAGCTCATAATAGACCCAAGGCTGCAAAAGAAATGCTCACTCAAGTCAGTACAAAAGCTTGCACTTATAGCCAACCGCTGTTTGGTCAGACTGCCAAAGAACCGGCCAAAAATGAGTGAAGTGTTGGAAATGGTCAATAAAATAGCTGAAACACCCTCGAGGCCAGGGAGTCCGCCACTTCAATTGAAAATGGCGTCGATGGAATCTGTTAGAGACGATGAAACCAAGAACAAAAGGACAATTTCTGATGCGAAGGGTGGAGAAAATGGCTGGTTTTCTCGCATGTGGACGCCAAAGCTCCTGAGGACATGTTGA
- the LOC115711663 gene encoding uncharacterized protein LOC115711663 isoform X2 codes for MKLAFRNAFLTFSTSCRFFLNPTPKIPFPPLAIRTAPTVLAGTFLRTLCCSTTMEGGESHAPSLEKQFEGFRVQLEESGSLRERIRAVVMEIESTARLMQAGLLLVHQSRSTPEVLERPKAQIAVLKGLYNQLAQILSECPSQYYRYHGDWRGETQTVASLLAFMHWLETGNLLLHTEAEEKLGLNSSEFGLDVEDYLVGLCFMSNELPRYVVNQVTAGDYDCPRKVLKFLTELHAAFRMLNLRNDFLRKKFDGMKYDLKRVEEVHYDVKIRGLTARD; via the exons atgaaaCTGGCGTTTCGAAACGCTTTCCTTACCTTCTCAACTTCTTGCCGCTTCTTCTTAAACCCTACTCCTAAAATCCCATTCCCTCCTCTTGCGATCCGTACGGCTCCCACAGTACTCGCCGGAACGTTTCTCCGCACTCTCTGCTGCTCCACAACTATGGAGGGAGGTGAATCACATGCTCCTTCGCTGGAGAAGCAGTTCGAGGGTTTTCGGGTTCAGCTTGAGGAGTCAGGAAGCTTGAGAGAGCGCATTCGAGCTGTTGTAATGGAAATTGAGTCCACCGCCAGGCTCATGCAAGCCGGTCTTCTCCTTGTTCACCAGTCTCGCTCCACTCCTG AGGTTTTGGAGAGGCCAAAAGCTCAGATTGCTGTGTTGAAGGGGCTATACAATCAACTCGCTCAAATTCTTAGTGAATGCCCCTCTCAATATTACAG GTATCATGGTGATTGGAGGGGTGAGACACAGACTGTGGCTTCACTTCTTGCTTTTATGCATTGGTTAGAGACAGGAAATCTTCTATTGCATACTGAAGCTGAGGAAAAACTGGGCT TGAACAGTTCAGAGTTTGGTCTAGATGTTGAAGACTATCTTGTAG GCCTTTGTTTCATGTCAAATGAACTG CCAAGATATGTGGTGAATCAAGTGACAGCAGGGGACTATGATTGTCCAAGAAAGGTGTTGAAATTCTTAACAGAACTCCATGCAGCCTTCCGTATGCTTAATCTTCGGAACGATTTCTTGCGGAAAAAGTTTGATG GGATGAAATATGACCTAAAAAGAGTTGAAGAAGTTCACTATGATGTTAAGATCAGAGGCTTAACAGCCAGGGACTAA
- the LOC115711663 gene encoding uncharacterized protein LOC115711663 isoform X3 codes for MKLAFRNAFLTFSTSCRFFLNPTPKIPFPPLAIRTAPTVLAGTFLRTLCCSTTMEGGESHAPSLEKQFEGFRVQLEESGSLRERIRAVVMEIESTARLMQAGLLLVHQSRSTPEVLERPKAQIAVLKGLYNQLAQILSECPSQYYRYHGDWRGETQTVASLLAFMHWLETGNLLLHTEAEEKLGCLCFMSNELPRYVVNQVTAGDYDCPRKVLKFLTELHAAFRMLNLRNDFLRKKFDGMKYDLKRVEEVHYDVKIRGLTARD; via the exons atgaaaCTGGCGTTTCGAAACGCTTTCCTTACCTTCTCAACTTCTTGCCGCTTCTTCTTAAACCCTACTCCTAAAATCCCATTCCCTCCTCTTGCGATCCGTACGGCTCCCACAGTACTCGCCGGAACGTTTCTCCGCACTCTCTGCTGCTCCACAACTATGGAGGGAGGTGAATCACATGCTCCTTCGCTGGAGAAGCAGTTCGAGGGTTTTCGGGTTCAGCTTGAGGAGTCAGGAAGCTTGAGAGAGCGCATTCGAGCTGTTGTAATGGAAATTGAGTCCACCGCCAGGCTCATGCAAGCCGGTCTTCTCCTTGTTCACCAGTCTCGCTCCACTCCTG AGGTTTTGGAGAGGCCAAAAGCTCAGATTGCTGTGTTGAAGGGGCTATACAATCAACTCGCTCAAATTCTTAGTGAATGCCCCTCTCAATATTACAG GTATCATGGTGATTGGAGGGGTGAGACACAGACTGTGGCTTCACTTCTTGCTTTTATGCATTGGTTAGAGACAGGAAATCTTCTATTGCATACTGAAGCTGAGGAAAAACTGGGCT GCCTTTGTTTCATGTCAAATGAACTG CCAAGATATGTGGTGAATCAAGTGACAGCAGGGGACTATGATTGTCCAAGAAAGGTGTTGAAATTCTTAACAGAACTCCATGCAGCCTTCCGTATGCTTAATCTTCGGAACGATTTCTTGCGGAAAAAGTTTGATG GGATGAAATATGACCTAAAAAGAGTTGAAGAAGTTCACTATGATGTTAAGATCAGAGGCTTAACAGCCAGGGACTAA
- the LOC115711663 gene encoding uncharacterized protein LOC115711663 isoform X1 — protein MKLAFRNAFLTFSTSCRFFLNPTPKIPFPPLAIRTAPTVLAGTFLRTLCCSTTMEGGESHAPSLEKQFEGFRVQLEESGSLRERIRAVVMEIESTARLMQAGLLLVHQSRSTPEVLERPKAQIAVLKGLYNQLAQILSECPSQYYRYHGDWRGETQTVASLLAFMHWLETGNLLLHTEAEEKLGLNSSEFGLDVEDYLVGLCFMSNELPRYVVNQVTAGDYDCPRKVLKFLTELHAAFRMLNLRNDFLRKKFDGKLFILYPLSHKCSLVFILTFIQSFAIYCRDEI, from the exons atgaaaCTGGCGTTTCGAAACGCTTTCCTTACCTTCTCAACTTCTTGCCGCTTCTTCTTAAACCCTACTCCTAAAATCCCATTCCCTCCTCTTGCGATCCGTACGGCTCCCACAGTACTCGCCGGAACGTTTCTCCGCACTCTCTGCTGCTCCACAACTATGGAGGGAGGTGAATCACATGCTCCTTCGCTGGAGAAGCAGTTCGAGGGTTTTCGGGTTCAGCTTGAGGAGTCAGGAAGCTTGAGAGAGCGCATTCGAGCTGTTGTAATGGAAATTGAGTCCACCGCCAGGCTCATGCAAGCCGGTCTTCTCCTTGTTCACCAGTCTCGCTCCACTCCTG AGGTTTTGGAGAGGCCAAAAGCTCAGATTGCTGTGTTGAAGGGGCTATACAATCAACTCGCTCAAATTCTTAGTGAATGCCCCTCTCAATATTACAG GTATCATGGTGATTGGAGGGGTGAGACACAGACTGTGGCTTCACTTCTTGCTTTTATGCATTGGTTAGAGACAGGAAATCTTCTATTGCATACTGAAGCTGAGGAAAAACTGGGCT TGAACAGTTCAGAGTTTGGTCTAGATGTTGAAGACTATCTTGTAG GCCTTTGTTTCATGTCAAATGAACTG CCAAGATATGTGGTGAATCAAGTGACAGCAGGGGACTATGATTGTCCAAGAAAGGTGTTGAAATTCTTAACAGAACTCCATGCAGCCTTCCGTATGCTTAATCTTCGGAACGATTTCTTGCGGAAAAAGTTTGATGGTAAGCTATTCATTTTATATCCTCTTTCCCATAAATGTTCACTTGTATTTATACTTACATTCATTCAATCTTTTGCCATCTACTGTAGGGATGAAATATGA